One genomic segment of Burkholderiaceae bacterium includes these proteins:
- a CDS encoding AMP-binding protein, producing the protein MSTQKTFTQSYAQGATSPALIEQTIGAFFDDMVARHPEREALVAVHQQRRYTYRALQAEAHRLASALLGLGLAPGDRIGIWSHNNAEWVLMQLATAKAGLVLVNINPAYRTAEVEYALNKVGCKALVTMPRFKTSDYLGMLRELRAAQALPQLQHAIWIDVAGEGAEEPGFMRFSDLMKTGDPQDARLPQVARLLHNRDAINIQFTSGTTGFPKGATLTHRNILNNGFFIGEAMRLTERDRLCIPVPLYHCFGMVLGNLAVLTHGACIVYPNDAFEPLSVLQTVQDEKCTGLHGVPTMFIAELDHPRFKEFDLSSLRTGIMAGSPCPIEVMKRVQSEMNMGEVTIAYGMTETSPVSCQSSTDTPLDKRVSTVGLVQPHLEIKIIDPDSGRIVPVGERGEFCTKGYSVMQGYWEDPARTAEAIDAEGWMHTGDLATMDEGGYVNIVGRIKDMVIRGGENVYPREIEEFLYRHPKVQDVQVVGLPDAKYGEELCAWIIAKPGQSLDEDEVRAFCKGKIAHYKVPRYIRFVDAFPMTVTGKIQKFKIREAMVRELGISEQKTA; encoded by the coding sequence ATGAGTACCCAGAAAACCTTCACCCAGAGTTACGCCCAGGGCGCGACCAGCCCGGCGCTGATCGAGCAGACCATCGGCGCCTTCTTCGACGACATGGTGGCGCGCCACCCCGAGCGCGAGGCGCTGGTGGCCGTGCACCAGCAGCGCCGCTACACCTACCGCGCGCTGCAGGCCGAGGCCCATCGCCTGGCCAGCGCGCTGCTGGGGCTGGGCCTGGCGCCGGGCGACCGCATCGGCATCTGGTCGCACAACAACGCCGAATGGGTGCTGATGCAGCTGGCCACCGCCAAGGCGGGGCTGGTGCTGGTCAACATCAACCCGGCCTACCGCACGGCCGAGGTGGAATACGCGCTCAACAAGGTGGGCTGCAAGGCGCTGGTCACCATGCCGCGCTTCAAGACCAGCGACTACCTGGGCATGCTGCGCGAGCTGCGTGCCGCGCAGGCCCTGCCGCAGCTGCAGCACGCGATCTGGATCGACGTGGCGGGCGAGGGCGCGGAGGAGCCGGGCTTCATGCGCTTTTCCGATCTGATGAAGACCGGCGACCCGCAAGACGCGCGCCTGCCGCAGGTGGCGCGCCTGCTGCACAACCGGGACGCCATCAACATCCAGTTCACCAGCGGCACCACCGGCTTTCCCAAGGGCGCCACGCTGACGCACCGCAACATCCTGAACAACGGATTCTTCATCGGCGAGGCGATGCGGCTGACCGAGCGCGACCGCCTGTGCATCCCCGTACCGCTGTACCACTGCTTCGGCATGGTGCTGGGCAACCTGGCGGTGCTGACGCACGGCGCCTGCATCGTCTACCCCAACGACGCGTTCGAGCCGCTGTCGGTGCTGCAGACGGTGCAGGACGAAAAATGCACCGGCCTGCACGGCGTGCCCACCATGTTCATCGCCGAGCTGGACCACCCGCGCTTCAAGGAGTTCGACCTTTCCAGCCTGCGCACCGGCATCATGGCCGGCAGCCCCTGCCCGATCGAGGTGATGAAGCGCGTGCAGTCCGAGATGAACATGGGCGAGGTGACCATCGCCTACGGCATGACCGAGACCTCGCCCGTCAGTTGCCAGAGCAGCACCGACACCCCGCTGGACAAGCGCGTGTCCACCGTCGGGCTGGTGCAGCCGCACCTGGAGATCAAGATCATCGACCCCGACAGCGGCCGGATCGTGCCGGTGGGCGAACGCGGCGAGTTCTGCACCAAGGGCTATTCGGTGATGCAGGGCTATTGGGAAGACCCGGCGCGCACGGCGGAGGCCATCGACGCCGAGGGCTGGATGCACACGGGCGACCTGGCCACCATGGACGAGGGCGGCTACGTCAACATCGTCGGCCGCATCAAGGACATGGTGATCCGCGGCGGCGAGAACGTCTATCCGCGCGAGATCGAGGAGTTTCTGTACCGCCACCCCAAGGTGCAGGACGTGCAGGTGGTGGGCCTGCCCGATGCGAAGTACGGCGAGGAGCTGTGTGCCTGGATCATCGCCAAGCCGGGCCAGTCGCTGGACGAAGACGAGGTGCGCGCCTTCTGCAAGGGCAAGATCGCACACTACAAGGTGCCGCGCTACATCCGGTTCGTCGACGCATTTCCGATGACGGTGACGGGCAAGATCCAGAAGTTCAAGATTCGCGAGGCAATGGTGCGCGAGCTTGGGATTTCCGAGCAAAAAACGGCTTGA
- a CDS encoding methylcrotonoyl-CoA carboxylase: MPVIQSRLNPRSADFQANADAMRALVADLNAQVAKAGQGGGEAARKKHMDRGKLLPRVRVQMLLDPGTPFLEIAPLAALHMYPDRDGSDAAPAAGLVAGIGRVSGVDCMIVCNDATVKGGTYYPMTVKKHLRAQEIAQQNRLPCIYLVDSGGANLPNQDEVFPDRDHFGRIFYNQANLSAQGIAQIAVVMGSCTAGGAYVPAMSDETIIVKNQGTIFLGGPPLVKAATGEVVSSEDLGGGDVHTRLSGVADHLAQNDTHALALAREVVAHLNHTKTRAGALQPPVAPRYAAEELHGVIPTDARKPFDVREIIARIVDGSEFQEFKARFGATLVCGFAHIEGMPVGIVANNGILFSESAQKGAHFIELCCQRKIPLVFLQNITGFMVGRKYENEGIARHGAKLVTAVATANVPKFTIIIGGSFGAGNYGMCGRAYSPRFLWMWPNARISVMGGEQAASVLATVKRDGIEAKGGQWPAEEEEAFKAPIRQQYEHQGHPYYATARLWDDGIIDPADTRRVLALGLSAAQNAPIDDVRFGVFRM, translated from the coding sequence ATGCCCGTCATTCAATCCAGGCTCAATCCCCGCTCGGCCGACTTTCAGGCCAACGCCGACGCGATGCGCGCGCTGGTGGCCGACCTGAACGCGCAGGTGGCCAAGGCCGGGCAGGGCGGCGGCGAGGCTGCGCGCAAGAAGCACATGGACCGGGGCAAGCTGCTGCCGCGCGTGCGCGTGCAGATGCTGCTGGACCCGGGCACGCCCTTCCTGGAGATCGCGCCGCTGGCCGCGCTGCACATGTACCCCGACCGCGACGGCTCGGACGCGGCGCCGGCGGCGGGGCTGGTGGCCGGCATCGGCCGCGTGTCGGGCGTGGACTGCATGATCGTCTGCAACGACGCCACGGTGAAGGGCGGCACCTACTACCCGATGACGGTCAAGAAGCATCTGCGCGCGCAGGAGATCGCGCAGCAGAACCGCCTGCCCTGCATCTACCTGGTCGATTCGGGCGGCGCCAACCTGCCCAACCAGGACGAGGTCTTCCCCGACCGCGACCACTTCGGCCGCATCTTCTACAACCAGGCCAACCTGAGCGCGCAGGGCATCGCGCAGATCGCGGTCGTCATGGGCTCGTGCACGGCCGGCGGCGCCTACGTGCCGGCCATGAGCGACGAGACCATCATCGTCAAGAACCAGGGCACCATCTTTCTGGGCGGCCCGCCGCTGGTCAAGGCCGCCACCGGCGAGGTGGTCAGCAGCGAGGACCTGGGCGGCGGCGACGTGCACACGCGCCTGTCGGGCGTGGCCGACCACCTGGCGCAAAACGACACGCACGCGCTGGCGCTGGCGCGCGAGGTGGTGGCGCACCTGAACCACACCAAGACGCGCGCCGGCGCGCTGCAGCCGCCCGTGGCGCCCCGGTACGCCGCCGAGGAACTGCACGGCGTGATCCCGACCGATGCGCGCAAGCCCTTCGACGTGCGCGAGATCATCGCCCGCATCGTCGACGGCAGCGAGTTCCAGGAATTCAAGGCGCGCTTCGGCGCCACGCTGGTGTGCGGCTTCGCGCACATCGAGGGCATGCCGGTGGGCATCGTGGCCAACAACGGCATCCTGTTTTCCGAATCGGCGCAAAAGGGCGCGCACTTCATCGAGCTGTGCTGCCAGCGCAAGATCCCGCTCGTCTTTTTGCAGAACATCACCGGCTTCATGGTCGGCCGCAAGTACGAGAACGAAGGCATCGCGCGCCATGGCGCCAAGCTGGTCACCGCCGTGGCGACGGCCAACGTGCCCAAGTTCACCATCATCATCGGCGGCAGCTTCGGCGCCGGCAACTACGGCATGTGCGGGCGCGCCTACAGCCCGCGCTTTCTGTGGATGTGGCCCAACGCGCGCATCAGCGTGATGGGCGGCGAGCAGGCTGCCAGCGTGCTGGCCACCGTCAAGCGCGACGGCATCGAGGCCAAGGGCGGTCAATGGCCGGCCGAGGAAGAGGAAGCCTTCAAGGCCCCGATCCGCCAGCAGTACGAACACCAGGGCCACCCTTACTACGCCACCGCGCGCCTGTGGGACGACGGCATCATCGACCCCGCCGACACGCGCCGCGTGCTGGCGCTGGGCCTGTCGGCGGCGCAGAACGCGCCGATCGATGACGTCCGGTTTGGCGTTTTCCGCATGTAA
- a CDS encoding type II toxin-antitoxin system VapB family antitoxin: MRTNIDIDDDLLVKAMQAGPYTTKKETVEAGLRLLARQAAYREILKWEGKLKWEGDEAIDWTKPAVDQGGEPARLLTVQEPQPTYPVTRTRAKPAPTNKATRRAGR; this comes from the coding sequence ATGCGAACCAACATCGATATCGATGACGACTTGCTCGTCAAGGCCATGCAGGCGGGCCCCTACACCACCAAGAAAGAGACGGTGGAGGCGGGCCTGCGCCTGCTGGCACGCCAGGCCGCCTACCGCGAAATCCTCAAGTGGGAAGGCAAGCTCAAGTGGGAGGGCGACGAAGCCATCGACTGGACCAAGCCCGCCGTCGATCAGGGTGGCGAGCCTGCGCGCCTGCTGACCGTGCAGGAGCCGCAGCCCACCTATCCCGTGACCCGCACGCGCGCCAAACCCGCGCCCACCAACAAGGCAACGCGCCGTGCTGGTCGTTGA
- a CDS encoding PIN domain nuclease: MLVVDSSVWIDFFNARDTAARAELRRLLDDGHTRLVVPDLVLYEVLRGFRDERTLRQARLLLLTLSVEPCGGEGIAQAAAEHYRQLRARGITIRSSIDVLVAAFCIENGYLLLHSDRDFHALAAYRGLRVWGH, translated from the coding sequence GTGCTGGTCGTTGACTCCAGCGTCTGGATCGACTTCTTCAACGCGCGTGACACGGCGGCGCGGGCCGAGCTGCGCCGCCTGCTGGATGACGGCCACACCCGCCTGGTGGTGCCTGACCTGGTGCTGTACGAGGTGCTGCGCGGCTTTCGCGACGAGCGCACGCTACGCCAGGCGCGCCTGCTGCTGCTCACGCTCAGCGTCGAGCCCTGCGGCGGCGAGGGCATCGCGCAGGCTGCCGCCGAGCACTACCGCCAGTTGCGCGCGCGCGGCATCACCATTCGCAGCAGCATCGACGTGCTGGTGGCCGCGTTCTGCATCGAAAACGGCTACCTGCTGCTGCACAGCGACCGTGATTTTCACGCCCTGGCTGCGTACCGCGGCCTGCGCGTGTGGGGGCATTGA
- a CDS encoding DinB family protein: protein MNGADYFSTLARYNAWATRRLLDAVAALPEADYRRDAGLFFKSIHGTLNHLLVGEHLLWFRRFAEGVSPRTALDDEAEPDRVRLARRLLEGAARWQPLIETWPAERLDGTLDYVTTRGVAVSLPFAATLAHVFNHGTHHRGQITAALTAMGQPCPELDLIYMLQQEQAKP from the coding sequence ATGAATGGGGCGGATTACTTCAGCACCCTGGCGCGCTACAACGCCTGGGCCACCCGGCGCCTGCTGGATGCCGTGGCCGCGCTGCCCGAAGCGGACTATCGGCGTGACGCCGGCTTGTTCTTCAAGAGCATTCACGGCACGCTCAATCATCTGCTCGTGGGCGAGCACCTGCTGTGGTTCCGCCGCTTTGCGGAAGGCGTTTCGCCCCGGACGGCGCTGGACGACGAAGCCGAACCCGATCGCGTGCGGCTGGCGCGGCGGCTGTTGGAGGGCGCCGCGCGCTGGCAGCCGCTGATCGAAACCTGGCCCGCCGAGCGCTTGGACGGCACGCTGGACTACGTCACCACCCGGGGCGTGGCGGTGTCGCTGCCCTTTGCCGCCACCCTGGCCCACGTGTTCAACCACGGCACACACCACCGCGGCCAGATCACGGCGGCGCTCACGGCCATGGGCCAGCCCTGCCCCGAGCTCGATCTGATCTACATGCTGCAGCAGGAGCAAGCCAAGCCATGA
- a CDS encoding enoyl-CoA hydratase/isomerase family protein produces MTSDIRIDVDSYVATVTLSRPEVRNAFNDAVIARLSEAFVQLGERADVRAIVLAAEGPAFCAGADLNWMRRMADYTREENLADAAQLAFMLRTIYECPKPTVARVQGDVYAGGMGLVAACDVAVSVDSAHYCLSEVKLGLIPATISPYVIRAMGPRAAHRWFLTAERFGAAEALHMGFVHEVVPAEQLDGKVGEIVRALTSASPGAVRECKKLVQDVAGRDITRLLIERTVEGIADIRASDEGKEGVQSFLQKRKPAWLNS; encoded by the coding sequence ATGACATCCGACATCCGCATCGACGTCGACAGCTACGTCGCCACCGTCACGCTCAGCCGCCCCGAGGTGCGCAACGCCTTCAACGACGCGGTGATCGCCCGGCTGTCCGAGGCCTTCGTCCAGCTCGGCGAGCGTGCCGACGTGCGCGCCATCGTGCTGGCCGCCGAAGGCCCTGCCTTTTGCGCGGGGGCAGACCTGAACTGGATGCGCCGCATGGCCGACTACACCCGCGAGGAAAACCTGGCCGACGCCGCCCAGCTGGCCTTCATGCTGCGCACCATTTACGAATGCCCCAAGCCCACGGTGGCGCGCGTGCAGGGCGACGTGTACGCCGGCGGCATGGGCCTGGTGGCGGCGTGCGACGTAGCCGTCAGCGTGGACAGCGCGCACTACTGCCTTAGCGAAGTCAAGCTGGGCCTGATCCCGGCCACCATCAGCCCCTACGTCATTCGCGCCATGGGGCCGCGCGCGGCGCACCGTTGGTTCCTGACGGCCGAGCGCTTCGGCGCTGCCGAGGCGCTGCACATGGGCTTCGTGCACGAGGTGGTGCCGGCCGAGCAGCTCGACGGCAAGGTCGGCGAGATCGTGCGCGCCCTCACCAGCGCCAGCCCGGGCGCGGTGCGCGAATGCAAGAAGCTGGTGCAGGACGTGGCCGGGCGCGACATCACGCGCCTGCTGATCGAGCGCACGGTGGAGGGCATTGCCGACATCCGCGCCAGCGACGAGGGCAAGGAAGGCGTGCAGAGCTTTCTGCAAAAGCGCAAGCCGGCGTGGCTGAATTCGTGA
- a CDS encoding DUF4126 domain-containing protein, whose product MQDLIQTFVQWLHGMGIHPDAATAAAVGSAAGQVGDAVSQATAKMDMPSLVALAAALGWASGFRLYAVMFLTGAMGAAGWIALPAGLHLLAHPAVLAASGFMMLVEFFADKIPWVDSLWDTVHSVIRIPAGALLAAGVFGADSATMGLVAGLLGGSLAATSFATKATTRAAINTSPEPFSNWLASFFEDGLSVAVLWLATQHPLAFGVALAVMLLVSVLLLVVLFKFLKMAWRKLQAFFGTPVPAQSTP is encoded by the coding sequence ATGCAGGACCTGATCCAGACCTTCGTCCAGTGGCTGCACGGCATGGGCATCCACCCCGATGCCGCCACCGCCGCGGCCGTGGGCAGCGCCGCCGGGCAGGTGGGCGATGCCGTCAGCCAGGCGACGGCCAAGATGGACATGCCCAGCCTGGTGGCGCTGGCCGCCGCGCTGGGCTGGGCCAGCGGCTTTCGGCTGTACGCGGTGATGTTCCTGACCGGGGCCATGGGCGCGGCCGGCTGGATCGCGCTGCCCGCCGGCCTGCACCTGCTGGCGCATCCGGCGGTGCTGGCGGCCAGCGGCTTCATGATGCTGGTGGAGTTTTTTGCCGACAAGATTCCGTGGGTGGACAGCCTGTGGGACACGGTGCACAGCGTCATCCGCATCCCCGCCGGCGCGCTGCTGGCTGCCGGCGTGTTTGGCGCCGACTCGGCCACCATGGGCCTGGTGGCCGGCCTGCTGGGCGGCTCGCTGGCCGCCACCTCGTTTGCCACCAAGGCCACCACGCGCGCGGCCATCAACACCAGCCCCGAGCCTTTTTCCAACTGGCTGGCCTCGTTTTTCGAAGACGGGCTGAGCGTGGCCGTGCTGTGGCTGGCCACCCAGCACCCGCTGGCGTTTGGCGTGGCGCTGGCGGTGATGCTGCTGGTGTCGGTGCTGCTGCTGGTGGTGCTGTTCAAGTTCTTGAAGATGGCGTGGCGCAAGCTGCAGGCTTTTTTCGGCACGCCGGTGCCGGCTCAATCAACCCCATGA